CTGTTCAAATTTAGCCAGTTTTTGCAGTCAAAAACGGTGGCTGATCGTGTCTATCATAAAACGCAATCCATGCCGACCCATTCAGCTGCCATGCAAGATTTAATTAAGCAAGGGGGACAAAACTTTCAATGGTTTATTGAGCAATTAAGGCAAAGTAAAGCTATGCCTTCTTCTACTGAAATGGCTTCGGTTTGGGACAGCATAGAAAAAGGATTAGAGTTGTATATAACTGGAGAGTTGAGTGCTGAGCAGGCCGCTAAATACATGCAGCGTCGGGCGTTACGTGAAAAACAAAAAATAAAATCAAGGAACGACAGTGAATAATCCGAGCTTACCCAGTTTTCGCGGCGCATTAATTTTGGCAATGTTTTTATTGTCAGTGTTACCTGTGGTAATTATCAGCTTTTATTTAGTAGATGAATTTAGTCAAATTCAAGCGCAAGAACGCATGGCTAAGCTTAATGCGCAAACCACTAATATGACGCAATTGACTAGCTTTAAATTGTCGTCCTTGCACACTAAGTTTCAACAAGCTGCGCGAGACAATTTGACCAGTTTAGCTGCCCATACTGGCGCATTTGGCAATAAAGCGGGCGAAAAATTAGCATTGATTTTAGCTGAACAAGACATGATGAGCGCGATTTTGTTAGTTGATAAAGCCAATTGGACGGTCACCGCTACGCCTTTGTATGCTGAGTTATTGTCTACTGAAAAGCTTCATGGACATTACCAACAGATATACCAACAAGGATACCAAGCACAAGCGACTACTTTGATTATGCACGCGCCGTCTTTAGTGGCTGATTTAAGAAAAAAGAGCCGCAAGCCGAGTGTTTATCAAAGCGAATATTTGCTGGTATTTATGGCGCCATTATTTTTAAGTGATTTAGCTAAAGCCGACCAGTACGCTAAGCTGACAGGAATTTTGGTTGGAATGCTACCTATTGAAAACTTATTAAAAGACGTATTAACCGCGGACAACGACGCCAAGTTAGTCGCGTTAAATTTACAACAACAAAAGTTATTAAGCCAAGTGAGCAAACCAGCCAGTGATGCATTAACAGTCACGGCGCAGATCAGTATTCCCGATTATCCGCATCATTTGAATTTACACTTTGATTATGAGCGAACTCATGCGTTTAAACCTGTTCGCGAATTGACCGAGCGATTTTTGTGGTTGACCAGTCTATTTCTCATTTTACTTATGTTAGTAGCATGGTTTATTACTCAGGTATTTTTACGGCCACTCAAAGTGTTACACCATATAGTGCAAGCGTATTTTTCTGGTGATTATAAACCGCAATCGCCAGGTGTTTATTTTACCGAAGTCGAGCAAATTATTACCTTGCTAGCCACTATGGCGGAAAAAATAGAAATAGAGCATGAAAACCTTGAACGGCGAGTAAAAGAACGCACGCAAGAGCTGAGTGCCGCTAACGATGAATTGTCTGAAGCCATGAAACAACTAACCTTGGCGCAACAGCATTTAATTGAAACCGAAAAAGTGTCTTTGTTAGGAAAATTGGTCGCAGGGGTCGCTCATGAAATAAACACACCTTTAGGTATTTGTTTAACGGCGGGCACGTCATTGCACAGTGATTTAGTGGCATTAGAAAATGCCTACGCCAATGACAAAATGACGCGCAAGTTATTGGAAATATACTTTACTAAAGTGGATGAGGGCTTTGCCATTATCCTCAACAATATTAAACGAGCTTCATTATTGATCCAGCATTTCAAAGAGATTGCGGTTGATTCTACTAGTGAGCAATTACGCACTTTTAATCTTAGAGATTATATTGATGAAGTCCTGCATAGCTTGCATCCAGAAACTAAGCGTTATCAACTAAGCATAGAAATCAATGGTGCTCAGGATCTCACCTTAACTAGTTACCCAGGGGCTTACGCACAGATTATTTCAAATATGGTGATTAACTCATTGCGTCATGGCTTAACCATAGAAGAACCCGCAACCATTCGTTTTGACTACCATTGCAAAGGAGATGTGCTGCATTTTGTTTATCAAGATTCAGGTAAAGGAGTTAATAAAGATGATTTGCACAAGATTTTTGAGCCCTTTTATACCACTCTCAGAAATGAAGGCGGCTCTGGGTTAGGGTTGAATATTATTTTTAATTTAGTCACCCAAAAACTACAAGGAAAAGTCGAAGCGAAAAGCGATCTAGGGCAGGGGCTAACATTTGTGTTTGAATTACCGCTAACGCTTAAAGAGTGAAACGATTCTTTATCCAACTTGCAAAGGGTATTTATTATTTTTTCAGAAAGAAATAATCAGTTGAATCCCTTGTAGAAAGCTCGAAACTGCTGATTCGTTAAAGGCTTTAATTACACCGCACAGAATTTTGTTCCCGACAAGTCCTAAGTGCCTGCATCCATGCCGGCAGGAACCTAGTGGCTTTTGCTTAAACCAGACTATGTTTATCCAACAAAAGTCGCTGGTTCTTCGCATGCGCGAGAATGACGAGGGTATTTTCCTAAGCCTGGGTGATAAAATTTCAACCTTTTAACGTAAAAGAGCGCTTCTGAAACTTGTGATCAAGAGATATTCTCTACATCCATGTAGGTTGAAATTTACTTCAACAATAGCTGCGGAGCTGCTACAAACTTGGTTTCTTGCTACTATATTGCCTAATATTTGAAACTTTTACGCTTGAACGATGGATTTTGTACTCAAGCTGTCTATTTATCTTTCTTTTATGAACGCCGAACTTAGAACAAAAATAATTGAAGTCTGTAATTCTAAAATAGCCAAAAAGGGGGAGAATGTCGGGTTGTCATTTTATGCTTTTTTTGCCAATAAAAATGATAATCCTGAGTTGTTAATGGAAGCTGCGACTTGGTGGATCCAAATTCATCAGCTTGACCATTTTGTTAAAGCGAAACAAATTAAAGCTATGATAGAAGCTGGACTTTAATTCTCAAAACAGGGCGTACATTACAAACTATTTTCGTAAGCTAGCCTATTTAGGTGCGAGCCCCATATCATCTAATCGCATTAGAATGGCTGACTTTTGATGTTTCGCCACATCCTGCCAATGTTTGTTTTCACGCGCTCCAATAATGGCATAAATTGAGTTTAACCCTGTTCCCTTTACGGTTAGCTTTAATTGTCGATACAGCTCATAAGGGTCTATTGCCATAAAATCTTCGACAGTATGAATGTTAACTTGCGCGAGTATTTGCTCGCTTTTCGGGCCAAAGCCTTTTAGATCTCGAAGTCTTTTCATTGTTTACCGGCTATAAGTGCTGAATTGATACACCTTTTTTTCAAACATAGTTTAGCGAATTACCCGCCCCAAAATAAAGCCTTGATAACCGGTCGAAAAATATCGTTAATTTGATTTATAAAGTTGGTGATTAAACTCAGCGCACCTTGCCCTTGTTTGCTTAAAAGCCAAGCAAAGCTAGCGATATTGATAAAAACCGTTAACCAAAACACGACTTTGAACTGACGTTTAACCGATTTATGGCGTAACTGCCTTTGAGCAATATATGCGCCAGGCCATCCGCCGCATACAGCCAATATATGCAATCTTAGTTCAGGTATTCGCCAGCGCTGCTTTTTGGCGGCAGATTTATCTAATGCATACAAAATAAAGGTAATTAAGCTGAGGCTAAAATAGATTGTTGGCATCATCAGGCTTGTTTTACCATTTAAGGTTAAACCCGCTAGGAGGCAGCAAAACAATAATGTAAAACCATAGCCAAACGGACTGGGCTTAGCGCGATAGGGTTTCAAATGCAATT
This genomic window from Saccharobesus litoralis contains:
- a CDS encoding sensor histidine kinase codes for the protein MNNPSLPSFRGALILAMFLLSVLPVVIISFYLVDEFSQIQAQERMAKLNAQTTNMTQLTSFKLSSLHTKFQQAARDNLTSLAAHTGAFGNKAGEKLALILAEQDMMSAILLVDKANWTVTATPLYAELLSTEKLHGHYQQIYQQGYQAQATTLIMHAPSLVADLRKKSRKPSVYQSEYLLVFMAPLFLSDLAKADQYAKLTGILVGMLPIENLLKDVLTADNDAKLVALNLQQQKLLSQVSKPASDALTVTAQISIPDYPHHLNLHFDYERTHAFKPVRELTERFLWLTSLFLILLMLVAWFITQVFLRPLKVLHHIVQAYFSGDYKPQSPGVYFTEVEQIITLLATMAEKIEIEHENLERRVKERTQELSAANDELSEAMKQLTLAQQHLIETEKVSLLGKLVAGVAHEINTPLGICLTAGTSLHSDLVALENAYANDKMTRKLLEIYFTKVDEGFAIILNNIKRASLLIQHFKEIAVDSTSEQLRTFNLRDYIDEVLHSLHPETKRYQLSIEINGAQDLTLTSYPGAYAQIISNMVINSLRHGLTIEEPATIRFDYHCKGDVLHFVYQDSGKGVNKDDLHKIFEPFYTTLRNEGGSGLGLNIIFNLVTQKLQGKVEAKSDLGQGLTFVFELPLTLKE
- a CDS encoding DUF6500 family protein, whose translation is MNAELRTKIIEVCNSKIAKKGENVGLSFYAFFANKNDNPELLMEAATWWIQIHQLDHFVKAKQIKAMIEAGL
- a CDS encoding DUF1294 domain-containing protein; its protein translation is MMPTIYFSLSLITFILYALDKSAAKKQRWRIPELRLHILAVCGGWPGAYIAQRQLRHKSVKRQFKVVFWLTVFINIASFAWLLSKQGQGALSLITNFINQINDIFRPVIKALFWGG
- a CDS encoding TfoX/Sxy family DNA transformation protein; translation: MKRLRDLKGFGPKSEQILAQVNIHTVEDFMAIDPYELYRQLKLTVKGTGLNSIYAIIGARENKHWQDVAKHQKSAILMRLDDMGLAPK